In a single window of the Bacteroidales bacterium genome:
- the metF gene encoding methylenetetrahydrofolate reductase [NAD(P)H], which translates to MKVIEHIHKASNTLFSFELLPPLKGEQFSDIEKKINPLLDFNPAYINITYHQEEIIYETMPDGFIKKRTIRKRPGTVGISSAIQYKTGIDVVPHLICGGFKREVTENALIDLHFLGIDNLLLLRGDLPAAQKQFITSTDNNAFAVDLVKQVNDLNNGIYLEKDLENTHPTDFCIGVAGYPEKHPEAPNLQSDLINLKAKVDAGAEYIVTQMFFDNNKYFEFVKSCRAVGINVPIIPGLKPLSTKKQLIMLPQTFHVDIPQELVAEVQKCKSNKQVYQLGIEWSIAQSKELIAAGAPVLHFYTMGKPDNIREIAKAVF; encoded by the coding sequence ATGAAAGTAATAGAACATATTCATAAAGCATCAAATACACTTTTTTCTTTTGAACTATTACCTCCTTTAAAAGGGGAACAGTTTAGTGATATTGAAAAGAAAATAAATCCTCTTCTTGATTTTAATCCTGCTTATATAAATATTACTTATCATCAGGAAGAAATTATTTATGAAACTATGCCTGATGGTTTTATAAAAAAACGAACTATACGAAAACGCCCCGGAACAGTGGGTATTTCTTCGGCTATACAATACAAAACAGGCATAGATGTAGTGCCCCATCTAATCTGTGGCGGCTTCAAACGCGAAGTAACAGAAAATGCGCTTATCGATTTACATTTTTTAGGTATTGACAATCTTTTACTTTTACGAGGCGATTTGCCGGCAGCACAAAAACAATTTATTACATCTACTGATAACAACGCCTTTGCCGTTGATTTAGTTAAACAAGTAAACGATTTAAATAACGGCATTTATCTCGAAAAGGATTTAGAAAATACACATCCTACAGATTTCTGTATTGGTGTAGCCGGTTATCCCGAAAAGCATCCGGAAGCTCCAAATTTACAAAGCGATTTAATTAATCTAAAAGCTAAAGTAGATGCCGGAGCCGAATATATTGTTACTCAAATGTTTTTTGACAATAATAAGTATTTTGAGTTTGTAAAAAGCTGTAGAGCCGTTGGTATTAATGTTCCAATTATTCCCGGATTAAAACCATTATCTACAAAAAAACAATTGATAATGTTGCCACAGACTTTTCATGTTGATATTCCGCAAGAACTTGTAGCAGAAGTACAAAAATGCAAATCTAATAAGCAAGTTTATCAATTAGGAATAGAATGGAGCATTGCTCAAAGTAAAGAACTTATTGCTGCAGGAGCTCCTGTATTACATTTTTACACTATGGGGAAACCGGATAATATCAGAGAAATAGCAAAAGCTGTTTTCTAA